From the Coffea eugenioides isolate CCC68of chromosome 1, Ceug_1.0, whole genome shotgun sequence genome, the window AATAGACACATTTTGAAGATTATTCAGGCTTGAACGTTGCTTTGGGCATTAATGTTGGAATACCCGCCTAAGTTTAGGTTTCCAGGGCCCAACCTTGCGATTTCCCAACTCAATGCCTATGAAAGGAACACTTGGGATCCTCGGTGACATATTTTTTATGCCAACTCAATGCCACCAATAGTGTTGCGCCAAGTGTCATGTTATTATTTACActttaattttctaataattcAACTTGACTTGATTTAACACAAGTGTAAATAATAACATGACACTTGGCGCAACACTATTGGTGGCATTGGGTTGGCATAGAAAACATGTCACCGAGGATCCCAAGTGAGGAAGGAACACCCTTCGATTGGGAACCAAAAGGTTCAGTTTCATTCATCGACTgtgaaaatagaaaagaaaatctaTTTTGGAAAAGTGAATAACAAGAAGGTGAGATTTGGACTGCGAATGAGATGCAATAGAAAAAATTTCGATTGAGCCGTATAAGTGAGACGCAAACCTTGGATGGAAATCTTAAGGAACAGAATCCATAAATTAAGAATTACGTATCCAAAtattccataaaaaaaaaaaattagagttttCTGCATGGACACACAACTCTGCTTGAtagaaataaaattaaaaaattttagaattttgcTCATATCTATATGATAGAATTTCATTTCTGTCTATCGTTTAAGCATGTTGTGATTTTTAAtcgcttctttttcttttagcaAGTACATACTCCTAGCCAGGTTCCCACCATTAGAATGAGCATGGATGATTTTATGAATTCCCTCAATGAAATACTGACAAGGCAACTGTGAATTTCCTTTTTATCTGCCGTTGTGTGGCTTTGTGTATGAACCAGGCTCTCAAATTGGTGAAGGCATCTTTCCAGTCTACCACAGCTGTTTTCTTTCTCGAAGTAGTTGATACCGACTCCAAAGAAGGCGGCACAACCAAGAGACGGAGATTCAAATGGAGTCCATAATTAGACTAATCTCATGTTGGGCACTACATATGCAAATCTTCATTTTAATTTAGCGTAACAGTTTTTGGCACCTTTTCGTTTTTCTTCATCTCATAAGTGCAACTTCGTGAATTAGTAGTTCAGATTAATTGCTGCCATAAAGACATTGAGTTCCATTTGCCTCATATGCGGATATTGGACTTCTCATTTTTCTCCCGCTCACCTATGGTTGTGGTTTCATTTATCTTATATTCAATTAATCTTTCTTACTACAACAATGAAACACACTATTATCTTCGTTGCATTTAAACACACTTTCTATAAGTACAGTATTAGCTGAGATCGTTTTGTTTTGTTTGCACCTTATTTACACACACTGACTTACTTGCATCATCAGTAcatttttcaaccacttttttaTTTCACGTACATCTTTACTAcggtattttttaaaaaaaaaaattatcccatttaatctcctatccaaataCTAGTGTTTACTTTGCAGAAAGATGCAAAAATACTATGTATGAAGCTTAAAACATTATTGACAAATGACGCATAATTACTATAAAATCTATGGAATATGGTAGAAGATTAGAGAAGTTGAAGCAATCAATCTGCTGTGGACCTTCATGGGGGCTGTCAACTAAAGGCGATGAAGGGGAAAGTGAAGTAGACCatatccttttttatttttattatttttttccccAATCAGAGCGTCCATGAGAATACCAGAACCATCTTcatctcaatttttttaatCGGATTTCTCATTTTGGCGCTTTCCATTAATGATTACACTAGTCATGTTCATACTCTGGACATCTCTTCTGTCTGACTATAAATATCAAAGCTTGAACCCTCCATTTTCATCAACCAGCAACAGAAAGCGATATCAGTTCCTTCCTGTGCAACTTATACTTGCGTTTGAATTAAGTCTTCTTGGTCATATACTGCATACAACAAAGATGTCCCTGATTCCAAGTTTCTTCGGAGGCCGAAAAACCAATGTGTTTGATCCCTTCTCCCTCGATATATGGGATCCATTTGACGGATTCTTCGTCACCTCTCCTAGTGTAGCCAATTGGCCTTCATCAGCTCGTGAAACCGCCGCATTTGCCACTGCAAGGATTGACTGGAAAGAGACCCCAGAAGCCCATGTATTCAAGGCTGATGTTCCAGGGCTGAAAAAGGAGGAATTGAAAGTTGAGGTCGAGGAGGGAAGGATTCTCCAGATCAGCGGAGAGAGGAGCAAGGAGCAAGAGGAGAAGAACGACAAGTGGTACCGTTCGGAGAGAAGCAGCGGCAAGTTCCTCCGCCGGTTCCGTTTACCGGAAAATGCTAAGGTGGAGGAGGTAAAAGCCAGCTTGGAAGATGGAGTTCTGACTGTGACCGTGCCTAAAGTGGAGGAGAAGAAGCCAGAGGTCAAGTCCATTGAGATCTCTGCTTGATTTCTTCTGCTCAATTACTCCTCCCTCGTATGCAAATGCAACTGCTCCTGATAAACAAATCATATCCACAATGTTGAACTTGAGACTTTCTTTATGCTATGATCTTCTCCTACTTGTGTTGTAATCTCCCATTGAAAATAAAAGGGTCATGTGTCCTCTATCAACTGCGTATTGTTCTAAGTTGTTTGTGAGTTTGAAATGAATGCGTGGATTGAAGCCTCGAGTCTTCTAGTTACATCTTCAGCTGTAGCTTAAACTTCagatgtttctttttctttttctttttcctttctttttttgggatGATCAAATTCGTAAGACATCTATCACCATCTAATCTAGTCTGAGCAACGCCAACAGACATGCCTTTTCCATTAAAAATGCTAAAGGTGCACAAAGCAAACTGAGATAGtaaatattttttcttctttggtaCTCAGGAAGCAAGACCCTGTCCCAGTCGCCGAGTGGAGCGACATGGACGCTCAATACGGTTCAGAAACAGTAGATCAAAGGTATCGGTTTCTTACTTGGATTTTCTTGGAATCCTGATGCTGCATTAGGCTCTGCATGAGGGGATGACTTTTGATATTAAcgtgggttgggttgggttgaaAAATGAATATCAAGTCCTTTAAAAAGATGGGGCTGATTAAGGCATGACCGAGGACAGGACCATATAAATTCTGCTTATTAATTGAGAATTGTAATATAAAATCGATGGAATTTGCTAAAAAATATAATCTTGTACGTTTATTATAGATTATTAGACTTTTTTGATAATTGAAAGGTAAACaatagagtaaattttatatacactaagggtctgtttggttggaagtaaaatgttttccttgggaaaatatttttcgtGGAAgcaattttccatgaaaataatttccttttcatcattttcaggtgtttggttagcttgttGAAAATATTtgcttacttcatttttctggtgtttgtttaacttttgaaatattttcacttttatctctatctttactttctacacattataactacatacttcttcccatacaaaataagaaaatttatctcattgtttaactttaaaaaatcttggagaaatgtatatatgaataaaaaatatctccttaagcaataaacaaattgctggtcatttagtgtcaaatatcaatcacatgcaatgcttattgtgacatacaTCTTacactctcactgctgaaagtttctctagaaaagaatgtctcTATtgtacataattaattactagcataggatgagcaggatgagatttttttttttattttgaatatactaaggggagggttgggttgggttgggtggtacgcgggagggagtgtaaggaagaggtcttgggtttGAGTCCTCCTGttttcactaaaaaaaaaaaagaacatactacaagatgttttcagtaagtttggaacatactacaggcgggatgcatgcatttcggaaaacaacttcagtaagtttggaagggaagttgttttccataagatgagtgaaaatattttacataggaaaatgttttcagcaacttttgtgcaaccaaacacgggaaattaggaaaatattttcctggaaaacattttcacccaaaacaaacggaccctaaaagtgtatatactatcaccgTTGGATCCATAACACATGTGTAaaaattgagtttcaaatttaaattttatatagttatcattcatccaaTACTGACAATGTATAATGTATATACTGTTAATAT encodes:
- the LOC113782125 gene encoding 17.4 kDa class I heat shock protein-like → MITLVMFILWTSLLSDYKYQSLNPPFSSTSNRKRYQFLPVQLILAFELSLLGHILHTTKMSLIPSFFGGRKTNVFDPFSLDIWDPFDGFFVTSPSVANWPSSARETAAFATARIDWKETPEAHVFKADVPGLKKEELKVEVEEGRILQISGERSKEQEEKNDKWYRSERSSGKFLRRFRLPENAKVEEVKASLEDGVLTVTVPKVEEKKPEVKSIEISA